From the genome of Aspergillus oryzae RIB40 DNA, chromosome 4:
TTCCAAGATGAACGCTCGTTGTATTTTGTGTTGGATCTTTGCAAGGGTGGTGAATTGTTGGGAGTGCTGAAACGCATGACCACTTTTGACGAAGAGTGCACGAGATTCTATGGGGCTCAGATTCTAGACACTATAGACTATATGCATAGGCGTGGCGTTATCCATCGCGATCTGAAGCCGGAGAACGTTCTTCTTGACAGCCAGATGCACATCAAAATCACAGATTTCGGTACAGCAAAGATTCTCAAGGGCCAGCGCAAACCAGATCCGAGCACGAGTGGGGTGCCACCATTGGAGTCGACAGACATCCCTGAAGAAGAGCGTGCAAGTTCCTTTGTTGGTACGGCTGAGTATGTCAGCCCCGAACTATTAACAGACAAGAATGCGTGCAAGGCAAGTGACCTGTGGGCATTTGGCTGCATCATCTATCAACTCTTGGCTGGTCGCCCCCCTTTCAAAGCAGCGAACGAATACCTGACTTTCCAAAAAATCGTCGGACTCGAGTATGAATTTCCTCTCGGTTTCCCTGCTGTTGCCCGTGACCTCGTCGAGCGTCTTCTTGTATTGGACCCGACTCGCCGGCTGCCAATCGAACACATCAAGAGCCACGAGTTCTTCCGGGGGATGACCTGGGGCCCGGATTTGTGGAAACAAAAAGCGCCTCGTCTCAAAGCTTATGTTCCTCCACCTCGCGAACCGATCAAATTGAACGGAGCGGGTGAAGGGGACGCCTTCTCTGCGGGCGTCAACGCAGGACAATCAAGTACCAACAATGCCAATCCTAGAGTAGTCCCCAGACTTGTCACGGAATTGCCGCCTCCAAGCCAGCTCGATATTGAATGGTCGCCGGTGCTTACTAAAAGCAATGAAAGGATATTAAAACTGGGAAATCTCTTGGTACTGTCTTCGCCAGCTGTGCATAGCCCTTCCACCAAGAGTGGGAGTGGCGAGAGCGAAGCGCCGAAAAAGTTCTCCCGCTTCTTCGGGGGAAGCACAACGAAGAAGCGGCAGAGGCTGGTCATGGTCACCTCCTCTGCACGTATTATCATGGCTGCGGCTGGTGGAgatgagaaaaaggcaaagctGGAGATTTCTCTGCTATCTCCAGGAACACACTGGCGCTCCTCAACGGATTCGAAAGGTTTCTCTTGCTGGGTCGTTGACACGGTATGCTTATCCTTACATGTGGCATAGCTGAACTGATGCTAACCTGCGTGTGTAGCGTGACAAACATTACGTTTTCGAAGACCCTAAACCATCATCTAGCAACGCAGGCGCGACTGCTGCCAACTCGCAGGAATGGGTCGATTCTCTGGATCGTGCACGAGAGATGGCTTTAACTCAGCAAGCGAACGGAACATACTCGGCTGACGAGGCTTTCCGTGACATATCGTCCGAGCTGTCGAGCCATGCCAACACATTGGACCGTAGCTCTGAGGTTCACCATGAGAACCCACCTGGACGAGCCACTTTAGTTAAGCATCAACCTTCAGATTCGGATTCCGTCAAGGGCAAAAAACGGTTCAGTAGACGCCATTCAAAGAATGGCCTGGCAGCCGTTTTCTAGACGACTTGTTCGCCAGAACTCACAGAAGACTTCCCTCGGCGACGGCCGCAGGTTAGATCTTTCCAACCAATGTCTGAGCGTCACATTTATCTAACATCTCCCGCGTCTGACATCGGGGTTGGTTACTGCGCAGGATCGCAACTTtaaattttctttctctggtcCCGGACTATAACACAGTTTCTTTGCTTCTACCTGATGTCTCCGGGCTGATGTGACTTGCATACTTTCTATTGTTGACAGGTCTTGGAGTATCACTGATATGGACCCTCAACCAATCActgttatttcctttgtcggGCATTTGCAGCAGTTCCTTTTGTGATGtgattttctattttgcCTTGCATCTTTGCAATGATGAgcgtgtttcttttcttaagATCGCTGCATTTAGATGGGCAGGAGTACGCATATATCCCTCATCTGGCatctatttttcttttcgctttGTATTGTcttgcttcctcttctgtttaccttctcccttccttcttttttcccaaCATCATTCTCTCCTCTACAtattgagatatatatcttcgcTTGGTCGAAACAGACGATCCACAGAGCCTTGTCGGATAACGCTTTGTCGGTGTACAGAGTTCAATACAGAAAACAATCAGGATAGCCCCCTTTTTCCGGCTCCGACATCTACTCATTCCTGCTTCAGGTTCCGTTTGCTATTATACCATTCGGTTTGTTCCACTGAGcggattttttttttcttttcttgttttctttccataGGAGCTGAATTGATTCCCCTACTATGCGTCTCTCCACCCTGCCAGATTCCCCATCTCCATGTTCCTTTCATTCTACTCGATTTCACCCACATGCATTTCCGTTCTTGTTAAATAGCTTTCCCCTTCAATGGTATTTGATATAGTCGAATTCAAAAATTTCCATTCTGGTTGGATATCTTGTGACTAGCTACTTGCTGTGGACTTGCTCCTATATATCTCTGGGATTGCGTGGAAAAGTCAATTGTTCTACTGGCTATGATGTTATATCTAAAAATCTGTACTTCTTTCAATCttagaaaaaaagacatCCAAAAAAGGAATATCTACCAAAAATTATATTCAATATGTACATCCGTAACATCATACTCATGACAAAAGGCATTATATATAGTGTAAAACAGGATCATATAAATAACCAATCGATGCGCGAATCATCCAATTCCTGAATCCAGTCGAAATCGTCctcaccatcatcatgaacAAAAGACCCAAAGGGATCACCAtcctgctgctgttgagcCCGTCTCGAGTCCCGCTTCTGCCACATCAGACTTAGAACCCAGGCTGCGTTGCGGACGTTCACGGATGTGACATCGTAATAAATTGCGCTGAGGGTCTGGAGGAGGATTGGGCGGAGAGAAGGGTCGGTGCATTCTGCGCCGGCGATGAAGGTCGGCCAGATAAGGCATTTGAAGTGGTCGTCTGCGACGGGGATTAGCGGGATTTTTTGAATTAGGAGGTTGGTGATGGCTTTGTGGTCGGGTGGGAGGCCTGGGATGGTGGATTTTGCGCGGCCGTGGGCGCGAGGGCGGGAGAGGACGCGGCTGGTGTAGAGGTAGACGGCGGCGCGCCAGATGGTTGCTAGTGCGGTTCGGACGGAGAGGtcggggaggtggaggaagcttTGCATTTCTTCGGCCCAGGCGACTGGGTCAAAAGCTTGGATGTGTTGCAGGAGGGCTGttgggggttggaggagggggtTCGAGCCCTTTGGGAGGAATGTCGAGGAGTAGTTCATGGCGGGTGGGTTGGTGCTGGGGTCTGGGTCGACGCACCAGCCCTcgtggacgaagaagatgactTCGAGGAGGTAGGCGGGACATCCTATCCAGGCGGTTTCTTCGAGGCGTTTCAGCGTTTCCGGGCCTATGTCGGAGGAGTAGAAGGGTTTGGAGAGGGAGCCGGGCCTTGCGAGTGTAGCGCCCATGACTTGCATGCTGGGGGTAAATAGttagcgatgaggaagacggagTTCCTCTGTGATTGTTGACTTACATGAGACAACTGTCAAATACGAATGCGTCCAACCAGTCGATCATGCGTTGTGTTGGACTAGATGGGCTTTTGCTTTGCCGGCTCACCAAGAGTTTCTTGGCGCCTTCCAGATGGTACTTCCATGCGCCGTCGCCTGATTCAATTGCATCCATCAAAGCAAGAACCATGATCACTGCTAGGGTCTTGGTATCGTTCTGTTTGAGAGGGTCTTGCAAGTCCAGTGACAGTTGACGGAGAGTGCGTTGTTTCAATTTTAAGAATTGTTCATAGAACTTGGAAGCTGGGCGTCGTGACATGGAACTGATCACCGCCTTTTCAACATCCTGCGGGGATGGAAGGGCCCCAGTGACCGAAGCGCCATCCGACAGCCACGGTGTCGGTGAGAAGTCACAGCTTGCTAGTAACGCATAGTGTAGAGCCCCAGTGGCAGCAAGCGCATGGGCGAGAACGGGGGAGTCACCCACTAAGACCGTTAGATCGCGGTATGGATTCCGAACGTTGGAATAGAACGCAAGACAGCCCACTACATTCTGGTGGACTTGAAGAGAAAGTCAGCTATATGCACCTCGTATCCTCTCTGGGGAAAAATGATCTAGAACTCACAGTGTGAGATGTAGAACCTTGATACCGAATCCATGTCTTTGAATAAAGGATCAACCATGCCCCGCGGCGTGGGAACATGATCCACCACGGAAATGCTCGTCTCTGGAATAATCAAGTCGAAATTGCTTCCCCACTGTGCCGCATCAGGGGTATTATCAGAGGCCAATGTCTGGGGCACATCGTACGAACCAGTATCCAAACTGTCCTGACCCTGGGCGCCAACTTCGGGAGGCGGGGGATCGGCGGCAGCATTAGAATCATCCTCACTACTGCGATCTGAAGTGTTCTGCGCAACATCATCAAAGCTGCGTCCCATCATTTTTCCCCGACTGGCCACACCACCTTTCACCCAGACGAGGGGTTTCTGATAGCCCAGGCATTCTTTCCCCGCATCCCGACACTTTCGACACGTAGGGAGGCCATTATCGCAGATGATGCGCCGGCGACGACAAGTGTAGCAGCCTTTCGTCATGATGCTTTCGAGTCTATCGGGTTGAACGAGTCACTGGTTTGGGGGGTAAGACACCTAGATCCTAGACAATCAACTTGAATCTATTCAAGTATATCGGAGTATGACGCTCGCCATCCTTGGGAATTGGCTAAGAAGAATCGGACATCAGCGGAAGATGGCTGCGCCACTCGGACATCGCTATAGTAGAACAAGGGGGAATAAAACCGCTGGGAAGAAGACAGAAGGATATCTTCGCAAAAATGCGCAATAATGTCGGAAACTTCGCGAGCGAGATGGCGGATAAGCTGATACTCTTCACTCCTGCACTAACCCTGTTGCGGTATGGTCGCCAAGAGGTGTCCTTAAATCTAGCCTAAAAAGTTCCGTCCAGGGCTTCTAGATCACATGCTTCTTTACTTCTACGTCACATCAATCATATAATCACATCAAGTGCAGCAATGCTCCAGTGGATGGGAAGTCCATTTCTGTTTGGGAACAGTCTTACCCGCACTACTTCGTGGCAACCAACTTCCACTGTTGGTTTTTCTGTTTATTCAGCGGGAAAACTAGCACAGGAGCACCATTTTCGTGGCTAATACCTTGGACGTCAAGAACCGAATTAGGATGAGCCACACTATGAACGCTACAAAATTGTCTTTATCAGTATATCGCTCTGATGtatgatgatatcttctctcAAGaatcttcaaaacaacagaATCCACGTACAAGTAAGCTCCATCTTCCGCGCAGACAAACTTCCACCTGATATGCTTATCAGTTGCTGACTTGAGATTTCCAGTAGCTGGTTCTCGGTCTTTCTCTGTGAAAAAGATAAGCTCATGTTAACTAACAAGAAGTTTCACTTCTTTGACATGATATAAATAAAGA
Proteins encoded in this window:
- a CDS encoding PDPK1 family serine/threonine-protein kinase (3-phosphoinositide-dependent protein kinase (PDK1)); protein product: MDGDLSLSQALGGLRIANPDDSSLHSSEDATTPAPTAASEPPADSESTRESTRSEQLDDHLSTTPPQPSIPPSTEYLHDAPATTEPLAKPVENPSSTYLPQTDSPQQAAQQSPAYISQQPYPQPSQQNRSLGSSRPLSGLYAYANGSTSTLAAREGSYRIRTDSAASSASESLARAESRGGSAAYQAGVPVRDNSHSDRSYRTAQLPIGNGPMVMRQPSRARARPSGAPQLAGPPYGVENGQSSNGEDWHDRGAAVAVRQEIDANGKPVARYIKKGVRDFSFGSTLGEGSYSTVVLGTDRQTLKEYAIKILDKRHIIKEKKVKYVNIEKDTLNRLTEHPGIVRLYYTFQDERSLYFVLDLCKGGELLGVLKRMTTFDEECTRFYGAQILDTIDYMHRRGVIHRDLKPENVLLDSQMHIKITDFGTAKILKGQRKPDPSTSGVPPLESTDIPEEERASSFVGTAEYVSPELLTDKNACKASDLWAFGCIIYQLLAGRPPFKAANEYLTFQKIVGLEYEFPLGFPAVARDLVERLLVLDPTRRLPIEHIKSHEFFRGMTWGPDLWKQKAPRLKAYVPPPREPIKLNGAGEGDAFSAGVNAGQSSTNNANPRVVPRLVTELPPPSQLDIEWSPVLTKSNERILKLGNLLVLSSPAVHSPSTKSGSGESEAPKKFSRFFGGSTTKKRQRLVMVTSSARIIMAAAGGDEKKAKLEISLLSPGTHWRSSTDSKGFSCWVVDTRDKHYVFEDPKPSSSNAGATAANSQEWVDSLDRAREMALTQQANGTYSADEAFRDISSELSSHANTLDRSSEVHHENPPGRATLVKHQPSDSDSVKGKKRFSRRHSKNGLAAVF
- a CDS encoding uncharacterized protein (predicted protein), with the protein product MVLALMDAIESGDGAWKYHLEGAKKLLVSRQSKSPSSPTQRMIDWLDAFVFDSCLIMQVMGATLARPGSLSKPFYSSDIGPETLKRLEETAWIGCPAYLLEVIFFVHEGWCVDPDPSTNPPAMNYSSTFLPKGSNPLLQPPTALLQHIQAFDPVAWAEEMQSFLHLPDLSVRTALATIWRAAVYLYTSRVLSRPRAHGRAKSTIPGLPPDHKAITNLLIQKIPLIPVADDHFKCLIWPTFIAGAECTDPSLRPILLQTLSAIYYDVTSVNVRNAAWVLSLMWQKRDSRRAQQQQDGDPFGSFVHDDGEDDFDWIQELDDSRIDWLFI
- a CDS encoding Zn(II)2Cys6 transcription factor domain-containing protein (predicted protein), coding for MTKGCYTCRRRRIICDNGLPTCRKCRDAGKECLGYQKPLVWVKGGVASRGKMMGRSFDDVAQNTSDRSSEDDSNAAADPPPPEVGAQGQDSLDTETSISVVDHVPTPRGMVDPLFKDMDSVSRFYISHCEF